GGGgccccggggccggggccggggccaggCGCTGGCGAGGGCAGCGGCGACGGCGAGGGCGAGCGGCTGCGTGCGCTCACGCTGCGCACCACAAAGCGCACCTCCTTCGGCTCGTGCGGGATGGAGAGGCTGGACGACTTGAGGATGGTGGGAGGCGTGAGGCCGAAGGgccgccccgcgccccccgcgcccgcccccagcccctccacccgCTCCAACGACGCGGGCTTCACTGGGCTCGGGGCGCGCCGCGCCACGGGGTAGCGGCCGCCGGGCCGCACCGGGTAGGAGGCCCCGCTGCCCGGGCCCCCGGGGCTGCGCTGCGCTGAGATGGAGCTCAGCTCACCGAGGCTGCTGAAGAGCCTGCGGAGGGAGAGGGGGTCAAGGCCAGGTGAGGGGCGCCAGGAGACGCGGGGACAGGCGGAGGGGAGCGGGGCCGGTGACCAGCAGGACGCTGGGGGCGGAGCTtggggctggagggtgggtggGCGCCAGGAGACGCGGGGACAGGCGGAGGGGAGCGGGGCCGGTGGCCAGCAGGACGCTGGGGGCGGAGCTtggggctggagggtgggtggGCGCCAGGAGACGCGGGGACAGGCGGAGGGGAGCGCGGCCGAGGGCCGGGAGGACGCTGGGGGCGGAGCTTGGGGCTGGGTAGCCGTAGGGCCACCGGAAGAAAGACGGGTGGGCTCCGAGGATTACGGCGGCCATTTTGTTTGGCCCCCAGGGTCAGAGCCAGGGCCCTGCTGGGGGAGAAAGTAAAACCAGTGGCCCTCTTCGCTCCATGGGCCCTCCAAGAGCAGCCCACCAGAGGAAACGCAGCCTTTCACGGCAAAGGGAAGACTGCCCCATCCCTGACAGCCTCCGACACTGGCTCTGGGCACTGCCCCATCCACCCATGCCCTGGAGGGTGAGACTCTGGCACTGCCCCTCACCACTCCCACACACAGCTCTGCTCTCCTGAGGAAACCCAGAGAAACCTGGGCGGGCTTCAGGGATGGCTGAGTGGTGGTAAAGGCTGGTGGTTGCACAGACTGACCAAGCCCATGAGTCAGACGGACACCAGGCCGCATTCATGCCCACGCAGAGCAGCTGCATGCGCAGGACAGGTGTGAGGCAGCGCACGTCCATGACACCCGGCCCCCCTGCGCAGGACAGCACACTACAGCCGCAGGAGCGCCCACACGTGCCACAGACATGCAGCGGAGCGGCAGGAAGGACAGGGGACTGCTCGTGACAGACGCAGCAGCACGtgtgtgcagacacacacacacacacacacacacacacacagatggtgCCTCACTACCCAACATCACCTGACAGGACCCCAGACCTGCAGCCCCTCTCCAGCATGGCCACAGTGGGGGGCCGACCTGGGAGGACCTCCAGAGAAAACCCTCTCCCtcatcccacctcccctcctttccGTTCTTATCCCCAGTTGAGCCCAGGGGAAGCCTCAGGGGGCTGTCAGTGGGACAGAAGCCCCACGAAGCCaagcagagcagagagcaggGTGGCCGTGAGAGGCATGGGATGGGCATGCTCACTTACACAGCCGGCGCTCGGGACCACCGCGCAGCTAGAcagaacagccacatgcagatggGCGGGAGAGAGCAATGAGAGAGAGTGTTAGCAGCCCAGGCCCACGCGGCAGGCACATGGCCCATAGTCACAACTACAGTAGGGCAGCCAGGTACAGGTCTCCCTGGCCAGACACCCACTGGGGGAGGAGCTCAGGTGCGATGGAAGGGAGCCAACCTGGAGCCGCTGGGGAAGGGGAATTGCAGGCCAGACTTGGGTAGATCTGGGTGGACTCCTGGTCTGCTTGTGTGACCTATTTTCTAGTTTGTGATGGGCAGATCAGAGTGGTGCCCATCCACTGGCTTTACTTGGAACGCTGTGAGGCAAGTGCTCAGCAGACACTTGGCACTTGGTGACACTTCGTGCCCCTTACACTCTCTGCGGCCTGCCCGGCCTCTCTCCAGCTGCCATCcaacctccctctccctgcccctgcctaaGCTGGGCTAAGGACCCTCCTCTGGGTTCCCCCATCCACCTCTGTGCTGTCCTGGCTGGTGCCAGTCCCATACGGCACAGGGCACCTTCAGCATCCTTCCTCCCCTAAGTGTAGGTTTTGTCTTTTCCTCTCCCACCTGTGCAAGGTCAGCCTCTCCCTGGAGATCCAGCTCggtctgtctctcccactcaACCTCGGTTCCAATTTCCAACTCCCCTCACCTTCCACTGGCTTCTCTCCTCAGCCTCCgtccctgctgccccctcccaaTCACTCAGACCCACAGCAGAGCCTCTTGAAGAGACCAGACCaggcctcccccccacccaacccccaatGGAGAGGAGCTCCTAAGGACACCTGGGGCGGGCTCAGAGAACAGGCACCAACCAGAAGAAACCCCCCTGCTCCCACCACACCTGTCCTCCCTGGCACCACCTGGGCTTTGGGGCAAAGTAGGGCAGcagtgaagggggagggggagggtacCCAAGGGAATGTTGCAGGGGGGTGGTGGGTGCCCAGGTGGTGGTGATTATAGGGAGAGGGGGGCAGTGCTGGGTAAGATGCTGAGGGAATGGTGCCCAGATAGCCCCACCAAGGCCCTCACACAGTGACCTCAGCCTAAGGCCCTGCATCTCAGGAGGGAATCCTGCCTAGCCCTGCCCCAAGGGCCAAGTTTCAGGGGAACCGTGTGGGTGTGCCTGGAGCCTCGGGTGTGACAGAAGCATATTGAAAAGTTGGCAGGACCACAGCCAAGCTgtgaaggcagagagaacaggGTGGGTGCTGGGTAGTGCAATGGAGAGGCTTGGCCTGAGCCCAGAGCAGGGTCTGGGTTCCAGGAGGCCTTTCTGGCCAGTGCTGGAGCCTTCCTGCCTGACAGAGGGGTGAGCTGGCTCTAGCAGCACCCAGGAAGACCTCCTGAGGAAAGGTGCTGGGTGCAAGGAGATGAGCACCTGCCAGAGAAATATGGCTGATGCCTGGAGGTGCCTTGAGTGAGGCACTGAAGTGCCATGTTCCActaggctgggagtggggagagagagccaGTCCTAAGGGTGCCCAGGCATGCTGGACACGGCAGGAGGCCTAGAAGAAGAGCCTAAGGAAGTCTGTGCACTCCCAAGACCCGGACACAGCACGGTGTGGCCGAGAGGTCCCCATGGCCCaggtgcctgcccctccccttccttttggGGAAAAGGGAACTGCTCACATCGTCCCCTGGGCAGGAATCCCAGCAGCATCCATGGCCAAGTTTCCACGCCCTTCTGCACACCCATCACTGTCCATTGCTGCTGTCAGCTGTCTGACCACCTCCCCAGCCAGGCCCCAGCCATGGCATGGCCACATCACAGCACCCGCCAGCCTCCAGAGGGCTTCTGGGCTACCCACCCTCTAACAAACGGTACctcaccaggcacccctgaatgccGTCGGCAACCTCCTCCAGATGGCTCAGCAAGGCTCCATGGCCCCGGACGTCTCTTCCACCAACGTCTGAATGTGGTACTGTCTCGCTGCCTCGTGACTCTTCAGCCACTGAGGTCTGGCCttgacccccccacacacacacacacacacgcacacacacatgcacgcatgcatgcacgcaccTGCAGTTAAGTTACCAAGGCAGTAGCAGGACCCCTTGCTGACTTTCCTCTACCCCTTCCTTCCCAGATGGGTTTTGTGGGTTCTCCTTTTGGTTCCCACTTTCTCCTGGGCCGTGTGGTCTACTCCCACCCTTGGCTACGGCTGATGGGTGCAAAAATGCTACATGTGAGGCCCAGCTAATCTCATCTGCGCTCCAGACCTCTATGAGGACCGCCAAAcatgctctcccttcccccagtaCTCCCCACACCAGGGACCTGGGAGCCACCATCAGCTCCTCCTCCTTTTCACCTGGAGGTCTCCTAGCATTAACCAAGGTCCTCACCCTCATCCCCCCAGCCACCTCAGGATCCAGTCATTACACGGTCTCACTCAGGACCTCTCACCTCATTTCCTAACTGCCCTCCTTGACTCCTAGTACTTAGCACAAAGCCAGGAACACAacttacactgaaaaaaaaatcatcaaacaaaaataatttgacgTGTCTCCCAGGCCTGACTGCTTTTTGGCCCATTGGTGCCAACAGACGAGAAAAAGCCCAAGCTCTGGTCCTGGCCTTTGTCTCAGGCCTCCTGCCACTGCACTCATGCAGGGCAGGTCTGGGCCTGGGGGCGTTTGCACTCTGGGAGTCCCATTCAGGGAGAGAATGCTCAACAGCAGCACAAAACTAGATACAACTTGTAAGCTTCGAAGCGCACTCTCTGGTCGTGGCATCTCCAGCCTTTTGCCTTCTCACTGCCCATATCCACTCACAGCTCTAACCCCAGCACACTCCAGATGTCCCTAGATCCCCTCATCTGTGAGCTCTTCCTGCTCTCCCAGCAGAGGTCAGGGCTCCTGAAGCATGTGACCGAGTTTCATGGGACCTGTGAGGACAAAGCATATCCCGGCCCCAGTGCCCCTGCACTGGCCGTCACACAACAGGTGTCAGCCCAGGTCCCAGAAGCAGCCCAGCTGGTCTCGAAACACCTACAGTCACACAGGGTTGTATCCAGATCCCTGCCAAACATGTTAGCCGAACAGGGCCCACAAAAGGTCACCAGAGCAGGGTTTCTACCCCCATCGTAGGAGAGCGTGTCTTCTGCAAGACACTAATCAGTGATCTACCGAAGGAGCTGTCTGAgacctgacaggtgtgaggccaTCAGAGGGGAAAGAAGTGTGCAGGACAGATAGCCCTTCACTTTGTATTTCCAAAGCTATGTCTCCATGAGCCTTTTTCAGTGAAACCTGGTGTGCGGGTCAGACAGATGTAAAACCGGGAGCCACAGCGGAACTCAGTGTCCCCATGGCGCTCAGAGCCACCATGGACTTCAGACCACATGCAGGATTCCAATCCACCTGTGGAGCGTGGAAGACAAATGGACTTGGGTGGTACACATGTGGGCCTCAAAGACCATGGTGGGGCTCTGAGAAGACAGATGTTCTGTCTATAACCAGGGCTAGACCCAAAACTGGAAGCGTAGAACAGGTGGATAGTCTGGGATCAATGTTCCAAAAAGCCAGAGGTCCTGGACCTTCCACCCAGAAAGAAGCCCCAGTACAGAAGAGCCAATCATTTCAAGGTCCTGAGCTTCAAAGCTGTGGCACACAGTGCAGCTTCAGTTGCCCGAGAAGAGCTTAGGCTGCAGAGTGTCTTGGGGCCACAGGGCATCAGGGCTGTCAGTGGGGAAGTGAGCAGAAAGGGGTGTTTCCTCTCCTGTGATGTCCATCAGGTGAAGAGAGGGACAGGCCTGGAGGCGAAATCAAGGGAACCCAGGGACCAGGCGGCCAAGGCTATTATTCTGGGGCCTCTGCCAGGAATGGtcctggggaggaggcagccccACCCCAATGTCAGGACTTCCCACACTTGGAACATTCCTCTAAGAGGCGGTATCACTAGCAGTTCATCACAAAATGAGAGGTGAGCGCTGAGTTCTAGCCACAGCGAGCTACAGAACAAGAGCTGCCCAGCAGCCTGCGCAGGCACCACGGCCCCTGCCAGCTACATGGAGGGCCAACTCCATGTGGACACAGCCCCCTGCCTGGAGCCAGAAGTCAAGGGTGGGCAGTGGGGCCCACTCCAGGGGGCCATGGTTTCACTCAGGTCTGAGGACAGgagggggagcacagagggagaaaggaagtatGAATGGGAGCAGAAAGGAgtgcagagggaaggggaaatgggaaggcagggcagagggatggCTCAGTGAGGCTGGACTGATCAGGTAGCACTGTGAGGACTCACGGATGAGTGACTTCAGAATACACATGCTATTTGTGATACACATGACTGATAAACACAGGTGTCATCTAACGAATGAACAGGTGTGCATTTCTAGGAGAGGGGATTACTGCACAGAAACCCAGTGTCTGTCACCAGAAGGGCTTTAACAACAGAGGCTCCGGCTCAGAGTGAACAGAGACTGGGGCTGGGGCCGGACAGACACCACCACTTGCTGCAACAGAACCTTAGTTTTATTGTCCGGAAAATGGAGATTATACTACTGTCCATCTAACAGAATGGCTGTAGAGGTGAAATAATACGACCTGATGTTTTCTAGTGCAATAtctggcattctttttttaaaaaaaattatttatttgagagagagagagagtcggggaaggggcagagggagaatctccagcagactccccactgaacacagcgtccgacacggggctcgatcccacaaccccgagatcatggcctgagctgaagtcaagagttggatgcccaaataactgagccacccaggcacccctggtatcTGGCACTCTTATTTCCCACAAAGGGCCTGGCTGAGTGCACACATAGTGAGAACCCACCATGCTGTAGGCCTGAACGCAGTGCTTCAAGGTGATGCTGTGTGTCACCCTCATCATCTCACACGGGAAGGACTGATGTTCACAGAAGGGGCTGGTCCAAGACTACAGAGCCCAGATGGAGCTAGCTGAGAGTTGAAATCCAGGGTCCTCTGACCCCAAGCTGATGCCCGGGGAATTAAACAAGCTGCTGAAGTTGGGAAGGGCCAGGTCACAGGGGACATGTGTTTTAGGTCATCTGGCATCTGGAATCCTGGTAATAGTACCTGATTCTCCTCTGGAGAACCACCCTCCCTCACTCTCAGCACCTGTTTGCTAGGTGGGGTGACCCTGTGCCCTGGCTCCTAGGAGAGAGATGACTCAGGCCTGACCAATGGCAGCCTTACATCTCCCTGACCCCAGTGATTCACTCAGAGGAAAGCAGGGGACCCACATGAAGCCAGTCAGAGGCTGGAGTTTTGCAAGGACTACTGAGTGAAAGAGGCTCATTTTCCAGGGGACCCACGGAACAGACGGGATATAAAGTTTGCTACTGCGGGTCCCGCCCTTCCCCATCCCAcacccagaaaagaaaacaaacacagtgTCCTGGTGCAACCCAGAGCCATGGAACAAGGGACCCTTTCCCTGACAGAGGAGAAATGCTGAGGACGCCCAGCTGCCTCGTGGGAGCCAGCAGAGCAAATGACACGACCCGGGCTCACCTGAGCCTGATCATGGGGTTCAGCAACCAGTAAATCTGAATCATGCGTCTGTCCTTCGGTGGTATTTGTCTTAAGCCACCTCCCTAGATTTCAAATCACAAAAGACAGTGCTTGCATTTAGCTTAGTTCTTTCATctgttcagcaaatgtttattgagggcCTGcactgtaccaggcactgtgctgccCACTTTAAATGGCTTTAATGTTCATTGGGACCAAGGGACACAGAGGAATGGAGGgcctgggaagggaggagaagcagagatgAAGATGCGGGCTGGTTGAGGGTGGGTCAGGGAACCCCCACCCTCAAGGGGCCAGGTCCTGCAGAGGCCTAGGATCCGGGCTGCTCATCCCAAATAGACACCCCTGGCCATACCTATGCCTACTTCTCAGGGCACTTTCAACATTGCCTTGCTGGACAGAGGGCTTTCACATTCAGCTGGGAGTTGGAAGAGGCAAAAAGGGGAGAGGGCCCCAGAGCAAGTCCCTGAGATGACAGAAGCTGAAGGACAACATTCCTGGGCTACTTAGGAGAGGCACCATGAGCTTCCCAAGCCCCAACTTATCTTCCGAATCCTTAACTGGAAGAAGGTAAATCAGACAAGGCTTTGTGAGTAAGACCTGAACCCTTCACTGCTTTGTGAACTGTGCCTTCCAATGCCGACAGGAAAGGGCCCACTAGGCTAGTCTTCAGGGAGCAAGAAGGAGGAGCCAGGCGGTGGCACCCCACACATTCCCCCACAAAGCCAGAACAGTGAGGAGGGCCTAAGAGGCACAGAAGGCGAAGGCAGCTTGAAGAGGGCGGACAAGGGCCGGCCAGGGGATGACCAGCTCTGCCTCAGACCAGCACCATGGGCAGGAACCAGTTCTCCCATGTATCCATGGAGGCCACAGGCCCGAGGGGGATCCCCTTCAGGAGCAGAGCCTTGGGAATGGGGTCCTCGAGGAAATATCCAAGGGATCAGCCCAGGGGCTCTGGCAGCTCTACCAGAACAGCACCCCAGCCCCTTGCTCAGCCCCTACCCTGCTCAATTCCCCACGCTGGTaggaggtgggaagagaagaCAGATGGACAGGGAAGGTATGGAGAAAGCGAGAGGGCAGATGGAGGGTGCAGAGGTGGTGTGACTTCCACCAAAGAATGGCTTCTAAATGCACTTTGAAAGTCATACACTGGAATCTGTGTTTAAGGGACACTGAGGCAGAgctgagagacagaaaacaggaagTTGGTGGTGGGCCCCCAAAGGAAAAGGAGTCTCTGTACTCTAAGCCTCAAAAGGAAGCAAGGCAGGAGGAAGCTATAGGAATGGTGGCACCAGCCATATCGccacaggggggtgggggtggtggcaaCTCCAGAATGGACCACAGAACAACCCTTAATAGTAGAGGCAGCCTTGCTCAGGAGCAAAAGAGTGAGAGCCCACATGAACCCAAGGCAGGGAGTCTCCAGGAGGGTTGGGGAGGTGCTCATGCCCTGCCTGGGTATCTCATGGGTGCCCAGCTCCCATTCCCAGCACCAACAGGGATGGAGAGAACAGCAGCCCTGATATTTCAGATCCCTGAAAGAGACTTCTGTCTCAGACAGACAGCAAGGGCAAATAAAGGACAGAAGTGGACAGGGAGGGATGCCATGGACAGGTAAGGGATGGGATAGAATGGACTGtggaggaagaacagaggaaaCTGTGGATGCACAAGAGGAAGAACACATGGGGCCATGGACATGGGACAGGACCCTCCCCACACTGCCCTGCTCACCGAGCTGCCGCGATGGGCGACTTCTTGGCAGGGTCCAGCAGACCGCCCAGGCCACCAACCGGCTCTTCCCCCAAGGAGCGTGTGTCTTTGTTCAGCTGCTGCAGGCGGGAGCTGAGCTCACTGATCACAGTTGGTTTGTCATCTTCGGGCCCAGGGAGCCCCCGGCTCTCCACGGGGTCCCCCCACAGCTTGGACCTTCTCTGGAAGAGGTAGCGAGGGCGAGCAGGTCCAGCAGCGGAGGCCAACCCAGCAGAGGCGGCATGGTGCTGCTGGGCCATGAGCTCACTGTCCGAGGACTGCTTCAGCAGCGGGTCCCTGAAGGTCACCGGCCCCTTCCCCAGCGGGGACTTGAGCTTGGGCTTGGGAGGCACTGGTGGCTTCTCGAGTAGAAAAGTGTGTCCGTCGGCGAAGGAGGTGTGGGTGTCAGTGAGTTCCCCGCTCTCCGAGCTCAGGGTGGACATGCTGGACACCGTGGAAATAGTGCTCGTGGTCTCCAGGTGGGGGTCGCTAGAGCTGCGTGTGTCAGCCTCCTCCACCCCCGAGTCAGCCGCAGACTCGGGAGCAGGGGGTGGCTCGCTGCTCGGCTTCCCTGAGGCCGGGCCTGGCACCGTGGTGGGCGAGGGACCTGGGCCAGGAAGTGGGGTGGCCAGCAGGACCCCGTTGGCAAACTCTTCAGGAGGTGGCACCAGCCCAATGCGGGCCAGCTCCTCCCTGGTCTCCTCATCACTGGAGGACAGCTGGGCAGGCGGCAAGTTCACAGCAAATACCAGCTCTGGCTCCTCCTCCGAGCTGCCCTGGCCTGGCCCAGAGTCTGTTGGCGGGGTGCTGCCAGGGGGCTGGGCCCGGGGACTGGCCAGGGGCTCCGCCACCACTGCGGACTGTGTGGGGGCCGGGGCCAGCTCTGGGGTGCCCGGACGCTCCTCTTCAGCCCCCAGACCGCTGGGCTCCTGCCCATTGCTGGTGGCGTGCACGACGATGAGGCCAGCTGGGCGCTGCAGGGATGTGTCCAAGACACTGAGGATCATGGACTTCTTGTCCTCTGGCGACTTACGCTCCTCCCGGGGTGCTTTCTCCGGCTCCCTGCGAGCAGGCACAGGAACCCAGGCTGGGCTCCTTGGGGAGAAGGCTGGGGAGGCCAGGGGCCCTCGCTCAGAGTCGCGGGCCTGTACATCCACAAACAGAGGCCCAGGGCGGTCAGCGTCAGGGCTGTGCACTGGTGTAGGGGACCgggagggcgcctgggaggcCAGAGCCCGTTCACGGGCAGCCAGGGCGAGGGCCAGGGGGGAGCTGGGGTCCAGGGGTTTGCCGGTGAGCGGGTGGATGAAGGTGGAGCCTGAAGGCCCAAGGCTTGGGCCGCTGACCAATGGCTTCAGAGCAGAGACgggggagggcaggagcaggTCACGGCCGGTGGTGGGGCCGGTCCCCAGAAGGCGCTCATCGATGGAGCgggagggctgcagggagggcaggTCCGCACTAGGAGGGCTGCCCTCGATGGCTCCCACTGAGAGGAACACGGTGGAGCGGCGCCGCTCCTCCAGCCGCCGGTCCTTGCCTGGACCTGGGCCACCAAACGTGAGGCCAGGGCTGTCCGCAGGGCCGTAGTCGAGACCACTTGGCCGAGGTCCACGGTGCGTCGGGGAGGGCTCGCGGGCGAAGCTGCCGCCGACAGGGCCAGGGCTGCCCACAGCCAGGGCCGCACGCTCCTGAGCATCTTCCACCTGCAGCTGCTTCACCAGCGGGCTCTTGCGGCGCTGAGGCTTGGAAGGTGCGAAGATGCTGGCACTGAAGGCGCCCAGGTTGGCGTAGGGACTGTCGGGACCCGGCGGCCGCGGCCGACGCTTGGGACGCTCTGGTGGGGTGGCTGCAGGAGGGGGCCGGGGGACGTCGCCCACCTCTGGCGCAGAATCCTGCAGGATGATCATGGAACGCGCACGCTTCTGCCGCTCGGGGTAGGGCAGCGGACCCAGGGGCGAGCCAGAATCATACAGGCCTGCAGCCCCAGCGCCCAGGCGCGCTTCCAGGCCGGGTTTGAAGCTGGAGCGCACTGTGTCATAGGCGCGGCCTGGAGGGGGCGGCGGCGAGAAGGCGGGGGGCGGCCCGGAGTCAAAGTAGTagggagcaggtgggggtggcGGCGCGGTCTGCGGCGGGGGCGGGATGCCACGGCCCTCGCGCACCGAATCTTGCATCGATGTGCTCCTCGGGAAGCGTCCCTCCAGCAGGGACGCCAGCTTTTCATCCTCCCCTGTGGATAGAGGGGATCCAGTGAGACCAGTCCCTTGCGGACTCCAGCACCCGCCCTCTGCAGAGGGCAGCCATGGTCCCAGACGCAAGGGTTGCGAAGACAAACCCTTAGAAATTGGCGGAAAGCGCCAACCAGACTGGGAAGACGGGGTCAGGGAGGGCGTGGAGGCTGGGGTTGGAGAGCAAAAGAGGAGGTGAGGAGCCCAGGGCACAGAATCTGAGCAAGGCCCCCAGCCTGGGCTCCTCTCTGGACACCCAGGCTCTCCACCCCAAGCCCGGTGCTGGGTTGGGAGGGCTCTTGGGAAGACTTGGGGAAAGGTATTAGTTCAGATACAAGGTAGAGGAGCGCTCCACCAACGGACTGAGAAAGGACCCAAACTCTGACAGGTATACCGGGTCGGGGCCAAGACCTGCCCAAACCCCACCACACTGAGAGGGCCCAAAGAAGGATCCCCAGTCATGAAGACAGAACTGCCAAGAAGAGGTAGGTGGCTGGTGCAGGGCTTCCATCCAAGACTGAGCAAGGCCACGTCACAACAGTGGAACAAGCAGGTGTTGCTGGGAGCTCCCTGGTGGCAACCAGAgatgggaggaagggagcaggagTGACACAGTGACTATAGTCAAAGGGGCAGCAGGACTGTGGCCACTCGAGCCATGCATCTGGCACAAAGAGAGCTGGTGCCCAGGTGAGAAGGTGCTCTGTGAAAAGATAAGCCCTAAGATGCTCCATCCCAGAGACCCAAATGGACTGACTGGGAGACCCTGCCCAGTCACTGTTGTAACCTTAGTGGCTGAATTTCAGTAAGACTgggtgaaaaggaaggaagaagaattaaaatcGAATTTTAGACTAAGCACCTGATGCATGTTTCAGTTTTACTCCCTATtggctgtgtgaccccaggccAGGCCCTGAGCCCCTCTGAAACTCAATTCCCTTATGGGCAACATAGTCTTAAAACGATACCCATTCTGCCTGCCTCAGTGTGCAAGAGGTAGGGTCTGTGCAAGAGTGGGGCTGGAATGCTCAGGGCCCTCATTGTCCTGCTGCCTGGCTAGAACCTGGCAAGACCTCCCAAGTGTCCTTGTGGACACCGTATGGACACCTGTGCTATAGGTGTGTTCAGTTAGGCTGCAAGTGTTAGACAGCCCAATCTGAGGAGAGTGGATGAATGGCCCTTCCATGTTGACACGCACAGGTCTCTGGTGGACTGCCTTGGGAATCTACACCTGGCTTCACTCTGTGCTTGGTCACATTTTTATGACCTCACTAAAGTGTAGATTGCCTGttcccagccaccccctcctttAGCCACCAAGGTGGTCAGCTCAGGCCTCCCACACTGCACTGTTTACATCTTGTCCTGCATGACAGCTCTTGTACCCCGGGCACAGCAAAGGTGGGCTTTCATGGGAAGACTGAGGCTTGAACTCTAGCATTAGCAGTTACTGTCTGATGTTCCTGAACCTCTTGGCATGTCAGTTTCCTAATCTCAGGAGAAATGGTGGCCCCTGTTGGGGGGCTGCCAGAGCTGGAGCCATTTAAACCCTACAGCACAGGGCTGAGCACCTAGAAGCATCCCAGTGAGGAGGCTGAGATCATTCATC
The sequence above is drawn from the Zalophus californianus isolate mZalCal1 chromosome 9, mZalCal1.pri.v2, whole genome shotgun sequence genome and encodes:
- the SHANK3 gene encoding SH3 and multiple ankyrin repeat domains protein 3 isoform X2 — translated: MDGPGASAVVVRVGIPDLQQTKCLRLDPAAPVWAAKQRVLCALNHSLQDALNYGLFQPPSRGRAGKFLDEERLLQEYPPNLDTPLPYLEFRYKRRVYAQNLIDDKQFAKLHTKANLKKFMDYVQLHSTDKVARLLDKGLDPNFHDPDSGECPLSLAAQLDNATDLLKVLRNGGAHLDFRTRDGLTAVHCAARQRNAAALTTLLDLGASPDYKDSRGLTPLYHSALGGGDALCCELLLHDHAQLGTTDENGWQEIHQACRFGHVQHLEHLLFYGADMGAQNASGNTALHICALYNQESCARVLLFRGANKDVRNYNSQTAFQVAIIAGNFELAEVIKTHKDSDVVPFRETPSYAKRRRLAGPSGLASPRPLQRSASDINLKGEVQPAASPGPSLRSLPHQLLLQRLQEEKDRDRDGDQENDIGGPTAGRGSQSKISPSGPGGPGGPGPAPGPGPAPPAPPAPPPRGPKRKLYSAVPGRKFIAVKAHSPQGEGEIPLHRGEAVKVLSIGEGGFWEGTVKGRTGWFPADCVEEVQMRQYDTRHETREDRTKRLFRHYTVGSYDSLTSHSDYVIDDKVAVLQKRDHEGFGFVLRGAKAETPIEEFTPTPAFPALQYLESVDVEGVAWRAGLRTGDFLIEVNGVNVVKVGHKQVVALIRQGGNRLVMKVVSVTRKPEEDGARRRAPPPPKRAPSTTLTLRSKSMTAELEELEKLDEILAAAAEPTLRPDIADADSRAATVKQRPTSRRITPAEISSLFERQGLPGPEKLPGSLRKGIPRTKSVGEDEKLASLLEGRFPRSTSMQDSVREGRGIPPPPQTAPPPPPAPYYFDSGPPPAFSPPPPPGRAYDTVRSSFKPGLEARLGAGAAGLYDSGSPLGPLPYPERQKRARSMIILQDSAPEVGDVPRPPPAATPPERPKRRPRPPGPDSPYANLGAFSASIFAPSKPQRRKSPLVKQLQVEDAQERAALAVGSPGPVGGSFAREPSPTHRGPRPSGLDYGPADSPGLTFGGPGPGKDRRLEERRRSTVFLSVGAIEGSPPSADLPSLQPSRSIDERLLGTGPTTGRDLLLPSPVSALKPLVSGPSLGPSGSTFIHPLTGKPLDPSSPLALALAARERALASQAPSRSPTPVHSPDADRPGPLFVDVQARDSERGPLASPAFSPRSPAWVPVPARREPEKAPREERKSPEDKKSMILSVLDTSLQRPAGLIVVHATSNGQEPSGLGAEEERPGTPELAPAPTQSAVVAEPLASPRAQPPGSTPPTDSGPGQGSSEEEPELVFAVNLPPAQLSSSDEETREELARIGLVPPPEEFANGVLLATPLPGPGPSPTTVPGPASGKPSSEPPPAPESAADSGVEEADTRSSSDPHLETTSTISTVSSMSTLSSESGELTDTHTSFADGHTFLLEKPPVPPKPKLKSPLGKGPVTFRDPLLKQSSDSELMAQQHHAASAGLASAAGPARPRYLFQRRSKLWGDPVESRGLPGPEDDKPTVISELSSRLQQLNKDTRSLGEEPVGGLGGLLDPAKKSPIAAARLFSSLGELSSISAQRSPGGPGSGASYPVRPGGRYPVARRAPSPVKPASLERVEGLGAGAGGAGRPFGLTPPTILKSSSLSIPHEPKEVRFVVRSVSARSRSPSPSPLPSPAPGPGPGPGAPGPRRPFQQKPLQLWSKFDVGDWLESIHLGEHRDRFEDHEIEGAHLPALTKDDFVELGVTRVGHRMNIERALRQLDGS